One genomic segment of Mytilus galloprovincialis chromosome 5, xbMytGall1.hap1.1, whole genome shotgun sequence includes these proteins:
- the LOC143075947 gene encoding uncharacterized protein LOC143075947, with protein MAFITVLSIVVFRYIFLADANSSSKSSCFPVPAQNDLCKSINISCPLGSVIYKPNIDASSDECPASGQLFLNTEPPCVGRPVDLYADIADCYWEQSCLIKFPLTPIFTRTCVNKAQSIIVQDWVCIKAAQTNVYFKELICKSQFIGPNANSGVILSHQHIPWNYDRTMFDANLNKLQILKPEKTCETKIIVPTAGESRVLVEISLFDIDMQNDQLTINEIKVEKEDFRKEFPPYTQVNIKFSSKTDKSKGGKGFVICFRRLNKQESNAKSACDGIFEFGKDPKLTFDEDTKLEQRTTALAAAPTEDSTIVHTTHQVKCKVRKNRIDKLCRNCVKGKIKCTKRDNCYSCCPGKTISPKCRQGRRGRSRKKKDKKKKKTKKMRKKKDKNGS; from the exons ATGGCATTTATTACTGTGCTTAGTATTGTGGTTTTTCGATATATTTTCCTAGCAG atgCCAATTCTTCGTCCAAGTCTTCGTGTTTTCCTGTACCTGCACAGAACGACTTGTGCAAATCCATTAACATTAGCTGTCCACTAGGATCAGTCATTTATAAACCAAACATTGATGCCTCATCTGACGAATGTCCGGCCTCTGGTCAATTATTTCTGAATACTGAGCCTCCTTGTGTTGGCAGACCAGTCGATCTTTATGCAGATATAGCTGATTGCTATTGGGAACAATCCTGTTTAATCAAGTTTCCcttgacaccgatttttacaagAACATGTGTAAATAAGGCACAATCAATAATAGTCCAGGACTGGGTGTGTATTAAAG CTGCACAAACAAATGTGTACTTCAAAGAACTAATATGCAAAAGCCAGTTCATAGGACCAAATGCCAATAGTGGTGTAATACTAAGCCACCAACATATACCATGGAATTACGACAGAACGATGTTTGATGCAAATTTGAATAAGTTACAGATTTTAAAACCTGAGAAAACTTGTGAAACTAAAATAATCGTACCCACTGCCGGTGAAAGCAGGGTTTTAGTAGAGATAAGTTTATTTGACATCGATATGCAAAACGATCAGTTGACCATTAATGAGATCAAAGTTGAAAAGGAAGATTTTCGTAAAGAATTCCCGCCCTACACCCAGGTCAACATCAAATTTTCGTCGAAAACTGACAAATCTAAAGGTGGTAAAGGCTTCGTTATATGTTTCAGAA GACTTAACAAACAAGAAAGCAATGCAAAATCTGCATGTGACGGAATATTCGAGTTTGGTAAAGACCCAAAGCTAACATTTG ACGAAGACACGAAACTAGAACAGAGAACAACAGCACTAGCAGCAGCACCCACAGAGGATAGTACAATAGTACATACTACTCATCAAGTAAAATGTAAAGTCCGGAAAAATAGAATCGATAAGCTTTGTAGAAATTGTGTTAAGGGCAAGATCAAATGCACGAAAAGAGACAATTGTTATTCATGTTGTCCAGGCAAAACCATTTCTCCAAAATGTAGACAGGGAAGACGGGGTCGTAGCAGAAAGAAGAAAgacaagaaaaagaagaaaacgaagaaaatgagaaagaaaaaagacaaaaatggttCTTGA